Proteins encoded in a region of the Zea mays cultivar B73 chromosome 4, Zm-B73-REFERENCE-NAM-5.0, whole genome shotgun sequence genome:
- the LOC100216994 gene encoding uncharacterized protein LOC100216994, with protein MPRAPVLFPCAPPCPQLAGCDPCSGFPGAVLLRALAPARISSAKPDSSTLRPCSTARPWVPARRRSSPAAHGSHGAPLPNSWSRSRLAAAAAPTAAHGLLPCARSASSPSSSLRAEVARSFPSSSVFPARPVCAPRSLVVVFCFLVARAAFRCPSSCRVLLCTQSRLVSCLPVRSLGSLGFNSQSRCQPRRSPSFVVLQSRFDPSVRSLLIHRASCVLVVCR; from the coding sequence ATGCCgcgcgcccctgtcctatttcccTGCGCGCCGCCGTGCCCTCAGCTCGCCGGCTGCGACCCCTGCTCGGGGTTTCCTGGTGCCGTGCTACTGCGCGCGCTCGCTCCAGCTCGAATTTCCTCTGCCAAGCCAGATTCCTCTACGCTGAGGCCCTGCTCGACCGCGCGTCCTTGGGTTCCAGCTCGCCGTCGAAGCTCTCCTGCCGCGCACGGCTCCCATGGCGCGCCTTTGCCGAACTCGTGGTCGCGGTCTCGTCTTGCTGCCGCAGCCGCGCCTACTGCCGCGCATGGCCTGCTCCCTTGTGCGCGCTCTGCTTCCTCGCCGAGCTCGTCCCTGCGTGCCGAGGTCGCGCGCAGCTTTCCCAGCTCGTCGGTGTTCCCAGCTCGCCCTGTCTGCGCGCCGCGCTCCCTTGTCGTGGTTTTCTGCTTCCTTGTCGCGCGCGCAGCGTTTCGTTGTCCCTCGTCGTGCCGAGTTCTCCTCTGCACGCAGTCGCGTCTTGTTTCCTGCTTGCCAGTGCGCTCTCTCGGCTCGCTCGGCTTTAATTCCCAATCGCGTTGTCAACCTCGTCGTTCGCCGTCGTTCGTCGTCCTCCAGTCCCGGTTCGACCCATCCGTGCGTTCGCTCCTCATCCATCGGGCTTCGTGTGTGCTTGTCGTTTGCCGTTGA